Genomic window (Alteromonas pelagimontana):
CGATGAGCAACAAACGGCGATTTAGCTGAAATTCGCTTAACCTGATAAAAAGCCGAGCACCCCGCTCTAATGCCAGTCAGTTAAGAGCTGACTGGCATTTTCTTTTGTATGGATACTTCTTGGGCTTTCGTCTAATCACTCGTGGATAATGCCTGTCTGGGATTTTATCGGGCAATGTAAACAGTCTCAGAGTATTAAGCAGCTCTTCATAGTGAGCAGGAAGCTTACTTGCGCTTTGAACTGAAGTGAACATGAAGAACGCAATAACCTGCCTCATACAGAGATTGAAGCTCAATCTTGTCGGAGATAGTTCATCATAGTCTTTTGTCGCATCTATCATAGCGATCCTTATTAGGTTGTAAGCCAGCAACAATCCCCATAGCTCCTGGCGAACCATGTCAGGTTTTTTACTCCGTAGTGTATGTTTCGATTGATGCATTCCTTGTTTCATTTCCCTAAAACCTAATTCGATTTCCCAGCGTTGGGTATACACTTCTGTAACCTCGTCATAGGGGAAACGCAGTGGATCGATTAGAGAGCTAAGGACGCGGTAGGTTTTTCCTTTTACCTGGTAGCTGGTTAGTCGAGCCGTTAGGTTTTCTGGCAGTTCGCTAAACTTCTTTCTGGCTTGAGGTGTGGTCGATAACGTCACAATTGCATCGTTCTTGCCTAGAGTATGCTTTACTTCATATTGTAAATCCTTTCTGGCAGGTATCATCCAGTGGGTATCTTCTCCCACACTTTGCCAACTGTGTAGTAAACCAAGTGAGTAATATCCGCGGTCAAACAGGGTTAACGAGTGGCTAGGAACTGAAGGTAACAGTTGTTGAGCTAAACTCATTTCACCTGCATGCCGGCCATCAAACGCACTGTCTAATAGCAAATGGCTGGAAACTTCCATCAAACTGCACATCCGTACCTGTGGGTAGCTACTTTCCCCATGATTGTTGCTATCACAACCAAACTCATGACGGTTAATTTCGTTGTCGTGAGTCCGATATACCACGCCATCGACAGCCAGAAGGTTCAGTCCGCACCATTGCTCAAATGCCTGAGTGGTAAACGTTCTATGCGCTAATATTTGAAATGTTTGTTGTACAGCCTCGTAACCTAAACGTTGTCTACCCTGGACCAGCGCGCTGGGAGCAACAAGTTTATTTTTACCAGGCAAAGAAATATCCAGTCGACTGGCAATATCCCAAACTGTTTCATTGCGAAACAAGCTCATTCCAACGACAGACCACATCACGGCTTCAAGCGGTAACCTCCTGCGCCGCACAGTTGCAACGCCTGCACGCTTAAAAGCTTGCTCAAGTATGTCAGGGTCAAGAATCGCTTTTAGTTTATCGAGGGAATTAACATCATCTAAAAATTGCGATGTATCAACTAATGCTTGAAGAAGAGACATAAAAAATCCGATACCAGTTTCCTGATATCGGATTGTGAACCCCTGAAAAGATCGGTCAACCGATCGCTAAAATATTTCTTAACTGATCGGCATTAAGCACCCCGCTCGGTTTTTTTTATGGCAAAGTACGCTTCACCTGAATAGATTAAGTCACTCCGCCGATGACTTCGCTTCATATAGCGAAGTACATAATCAGCAAGATTGGAAGGTGCTCGGGGACAGCGAATTGGCGCTCTCTACGGATTCACGTCAGGAAACAAAGGCTTTATAGACGGGCCAAGTAAAAAGGCCTGCGATTAATGCGCTACCTTGTCGCAGTTAGACTGTGGCAAGGCATAGAGGGATTTTGCCAAAGTAAACTGCGATTACAGCGTAGAAAGAAAGCTTCCTAAGCGTCGCAGCATCTTATCGTAATAGGGATTATAAGTCAGTCTGGCATATACTTTTTCCTCTTCCGTGAAACCCCACGGCCCGTACCATACTTTTTCTTCATCCTCACATTGCTGCGTTTTTTCCTCTGATTGGCCGTTATCGCAAATGCGAATACTGCCGTCGGCTCCGTACAATGGATTATCTGGTTTAAACATCACGCTCATATGGGATGCTGCACCTATTCTCTGTGCTGCTATTGGCATTGGCCATTTTTCCATGCCGTTAATGTCCGGAGCATCACTTCCCAGCCAATAAAGGCGTTTATGCGGTGAAGTCATACTCCTTTCGAAATATTCAGCGACTCTGTCTACATCCACGACGCTATCTTCCTGGGCTACTACCATGAATGCGGGCACTTCTAGCGCTCTTTCATCAAATTTGTCTGCTAAGACATCAACGCTTTGCTGATAAGCGGCGAAGCCCTGCATTGCCATCGAATTATATCGAGTGGGGTTGTCTTCAGGCTCCACGTTGGGCCAAGGATAAACAGAAGTAATATAGGGAGCGAG
Coding sequences:
- a CDS encoding IS4 family transposase yields the protein MSLLQALVDTSQFLDDVNSLDKLKAILDPDILEQAFKRAGVATVRRRRLPLEAVMWSVVGMSLFRNETVWDIASRLDISLPGKNKLVAPSALVQGRQRLGYEAVQQTFQILAHRTFTTQAFEQWCGLNLLAVDGVVYRTHDNEINRHEFGCDSNNHGESSYPQVRMCSLMEVSSHLLLDSAFDGRHAGEMSLAQQLLPSVPSHSLTLFDRGYYSLGLLHSWQSVGEDTHWMIPARKDLQYEVKHTLGKNDAIVTLSTTPQARKKFSELPENLTARLTSYQVKGKTYRVLSSLIDPLRFPYDEVTEVYTQRWEIELGFREMKQGMHQSKHTLRSKKPDMVRQELWGLLLAYNLIRIAMIDATKDYDELSPTRLSFNLCMRQVIAFFMFTSVQSASKLPAHYEELLNTLRLFTLPDKIPDRHYPRVIRRKPKKYPYKRKCQSALN